The following DNA comes from Tunturibacter psychrotolerans.
TCCAAGAGCGGATCGATGTTATGTCGTTAGGCGCATGCTTCTATTAACTCACGAGTTAGAAGACAAATTTACCAGCTAGTTGGAGAATACGTGCGTTGTGCGCTGCTGTTGCGGTCAGAAAGCCGTCAGAAGAGCAGCCGCCCGCGTAGCAGTCTGCAGTTGCATCGATCGTACTCCATTGGGTGTGATTGAAAACGTTGAATGCCTCTGTGCGGAACTCGAAGTGCATACCCTCACGGACGGCAAAGTTTTTGAATAGACCCATATCGAAGTTTGTGCGAGCGGGAAGGTTGAGAACGTTGCGACCCGCGTTGCCGTACGTCAGCCCCTGCGGTGCGGCAAAGGCATCACTGTTGTAGAGACGTGGACCGAGTTGCATACCGGGGTGTCTGATACCCACCTTGCCGTGGAGGTGCCCAACAATGTCCGGATAGGATTGAACACCGCTGCCCTGGCTGGTGGCGAATGAATTTCCTGTGCCTGCATTGTCTGCGATGATCGAATTGGTGACGCTGAAGGGAGTGCCGGTCTGGAAGCTGGTCAGATCAGAGATCTGCCACCCTCCGAGTAGAGAGTGCAGGAGTCCTGGACGAGTAAAGAGCGGAATGTCATAGACGAGACTGACTGCGAGGATGTGTCGTTCGTCGAAGTTCGAACTCGCCCTGCTTTGACCGAGGTTGTAGCTATTGACGATTTCGGTGTTGCCATAGCCGCCGGCCGAACCGTTGTCGATCGAGTGACCGTAAGTGTAAGCCACGCTGCCGTTCAGAGAGCCGAAGTACCGACTGAGTCCGATCTGCACGGCGTCATAGCTCGAGTTGATGACGTTTGCGGAGTTATTAATGCTACTTAGACCTGTAAACGGTCGGAACTGATCGGCAGATGCACCGCATGCGATTTGGAGACGACTCAATACATCTACGGATAGTGTCTGCCCGTTTACGACAACTGGAACTGGCGGCTGCACGTTTAAAGCTGCTAAAGCTGCGTTGCAATCGCCACCTGAAATTGTCTGGCCAGGACCATAGGGATTTTCCGACGCTGACACCGGTCGGAGCTGATTCAGGTCGTACCAGGTGGGCAGATGTCTTCCAAGGCTGCCCACATAGGCTACTTGCAACACTGTATGACTTGGCAGTTCTCCCTGAACCGCAAGATTGTACTGCTGCACGTAGGGCCAGACTGCGTGAGTCGGAATGGCGAATACCTGCAGTGGGAACTGAAGTGGAGTTCCGCCTGAGACGTTATATCCGGAGATGTTGTACCTGTTCGGAGTCTGCACTACTGGAGCCGAACCCTCCAAAGCTTCGGAGTTGCTTTCATTCCCATTGGTATGTTCGAAATAAATCCCAAAGCCGCCGCGCACCGAGAGTTTGCCGTTACCAAAGACGTCGTAGGCGAAGCCGAGACGCGGGGCTGGATTGAAGAGGTGGCCCGACATGCAACCAGAATAGACACCATTGAGGCCGCAAGAGACGACGCCGTTGAAGATGTTGCCGGTACCTGGTACGAGTGCTCCTGCCTGGCCTGTCACTGAACCATCTGTGTCGATTGTCGGCGCGTTCGCCGCGTTCCATGTCGCCGGCTCGAAGTTTCCAGACTGGTTGCTGATGTCGTGATAGGTGCCAAAAAGGCTAAGGCGAAGACCGAAGTTGAGGGTAAGTCTGTCGGTGGCACGCCAGTTGTCCTGAATGTAAGGCTCAACGATTTTGTAGCGGTTGTAGTACTTCGGCTGGGCCGAGGTTTGTGTAAACTGAGCGACATTCCCGACCAGAAGATCGGCGAAGGCGTTTTTTGTTGTGTTCAGCGACGAAGTGTTAAAGGTGAAGGTCCCCTGGTTGTTGCCCGTCGAGGGTTCGTTCTTCTGGGCCGCGATAAGGCTGGCTCCGAAGATAAGCGTGTGACGCTTCAACGTCTTGGTGACGTCGTCGCGGTAGGTGTAGGTAGGGTTCGAGTTCTGCCAGGGGAAGTAGCCTGTGGTCTCGCTGAATCCTCCGCCGTATGCCGCATCTCCCTGTACGGAGATTGAAGGCAGAACGTTGCCATAGCCGTTGGCGAAGAAACCGTTTCCGGTGAAGTTGTCGCGACCAATATTCGGAGTGGTGTTGATAAGTGTGATGTGATCTGTGGTGTAGTCGGCGACAAACTCGTTAACCAGCGTCGGCGAGGCGGCGTAGGTGAGACTCGCCACCATGTCGATGCCAGGGCCGGCGAAGCTGTTCTGAACGGTCGGGAACGATCCGGTCTGAAATGTTGGAGGTGTGCTCGTGGTAGACCACGAGTCGTAGATGAAGCGGTAGAAGCCGCGCACTTTTTCGCTGAAGACCTGGTCGATGCGGAAGAGCTCTTCGCGATTGGTGGTGAGCTGCGAGGGAGATGCAGTGAAGAACGAAGACGTACCTGAGCCAGTGTTTGCTGCCGGGATTAGCACGAGAAGAGCCTGACCGTTGGGATCGACCGGGACCTGATTATTGGTGAAGTAGGAGCCGGTTGTTGGATCTACAGGACAACTCGGAAAATCCCCTGTATCGACGGCGCTGCCGGGAGCAGGACACAGATCTGAAAAATTCCCACCACGCTCAGCGTCCGACGGTACCTGCTGATTGAAGAAAGTACCAGGTACATTTTCGTGACGAAACTCCTGCGAATAGAAGAAGAAGGTCTTCCGTTCCGCTGGAGTGTAGATATGGGGGATATAGACCGGTCCACCGATCGTAAATCCGTAGTCATGCTTTTTGTAAGTTGGAACCGTCTGAGCAAAGTAATTTCGCGCGTTGAACGCATCGTTTCGGAGAAACTCGAATACGTCGCCATGCAAACGTTCAGTGCCGGACTTCGTCTGCGCCTGGACTGTGCCGGATGCGTTGCGTCCATATTGGGCGCCATAGTTGGAGGTGAGAACCTGGGTCTCGGCGATGGCGTCGACGTTGGGGTAGACGTTGAGGGTGGTATTGCTTCCGTTGTCCATGATGCTCGCGCCATCGAGCTCCCAATTGTTGTACTGCGGGCGACCGCCGTTTAAGCTGTATTCGACGCTGCCTGCTACGCCCGTCTCACCTTCATCCTGGTCAGTCTGGCTGACGACACCGGGTGAGAGGGTGACGAGTTGACTGAAGTTACGACCATTCAAGACTATCTGTGTAATTTGCTTGCCTGTGATGGTGAATGAAATCTCCGGCGACTCTGTCTGGACCGCTCCCAGGTCGGTGCCGCTGACCTTCACCTCGGTGGAAGTGCTACCAACCGAGAGTTGCGCGTCCACTCTCTCTTTGCGCGACACACGAACGACGACGCCCGTGGCTTCGAATTTTTCGAATCCCGGGGCCGTGATCTGGAGGTTGTACGTTCCGGCGTTAAGAGCGGGAAGAGAATACTCTCCGGCTGAGTTTGTACTCACCGTAATACTCGTTCCCTGGGCCGTGTTGGTCAGCGTCACACTGGCATTCTGGATGGCAGCTCCGCTCGGGTCTGTGACTGCGCCATTGATTGCGCTGGATTGCTGCGCAACCACCACTGCCGGCAATAGCGAAAGCAAAGCAATAAGCAGGTAGCGAAAGATGCCTCGCGACGAGACACTGACAGACCGGTCGGCAGCGGCGGTCGAGACCGCATGGGTGAGCATGGAGGTGTCGGGCTTGGGACAACAAAGCGAACTATGGGAACGCATGGGATTAAATGCCTCCAGAAATGAAGAAGCTGCCAATTCTAGACCTCTGTTGCGACGGACTACTTAGCCCAATTTGGTTATCGCTCTGCTCGGTGTGCCACCCATATTAGAACGTTTGAATAGTCTGTCAAGAAAAAGTTTTATTAGCGTAAAAATTGTTTAGCTTGAACGAGTGTCGACCCATCGGGTTATCTTTGACTGAAATTGCTCTGGAAGACTCCAACTACTTGAATCCTCACGCGCAATCTCGGTACTTATTGTCGCTCTGTTTGATGATTGTGAGTGGCAGGCAAAATCTCCACTTAAATCCTTTTGCATCCTCGCTGGTGGGCAAACGGGTGATGCTCGCATCCGTACAGAGTGTCGCCACTTCCTCGCAGGATCCCGCGACCATCTTTTCGCAAGGGGCACAGGCTTTGAAGAACGGCGAGTTCCGCAGGGCAGAAGAACTCTTTCGACGGGTCATCGCGCTCGATCCAAAATCTGGTGCGGCACACATCAATCTCGGCGTTACGTACATGCGCGAACGACGGTGGGACGATGCGATGGCCGAGTTACATCAGGCAGAGACGCTCTCTCCCAAAACCTCAGGCATTCAACTCAACATGGGGCTCATCTATTACCGCAAGAGCGATTTTAGTGCAGCTATCGAGCCATTCTCGAAGGTCTTGAAACTAGAACCGGATTCGCTGCAGGCAAGCTATCTGCTGGGCTTGTGCTACTTTTTTACGAATCGATATAAGGCTGCCGTGGAGACGCTGGCTCCTATATGGAAACAGGAGTCGACCAACTTGAACTACCTCTATGTGCTGAGCATTGCTGCGAACAAGTCGTCCAATACGCCGCTACAGAAGCAGGTCTTCGACCAGATGATTGCAATCGGACAGAACACTCCGGAGTTCCATTTGTACGCGGGGAAGGCGTGGCTGGCGGGACACGACACCGACCAGGCGCTCGAGCAATTTCGGATAGCTGCTGCAGCGAAACCGGATCTTCCTCTCGTGCATTATTTTCTGGGACGGACTTACCTTGAACGCTACGCTTATTCTGAAGCTGAGGCTGAGCTGAAAAAAGACGTGTCCGTTGAGCCGGAGTTCGCATACAACTACGAAGAGCTGGGTCTTCTCTATGCAAAGCTGGAGCAGCCCGAAAAAGCAGAGCTGTCTTTTCGCAGAGCGATTGAACTCAACCACGAGTTAGTAAACTCATACTTCGGCCTCGCCAAGCTATACCGGGACTCAGCGCGCTACAGCGACGCACTGGAGATGTTGGACCATGCCGAAGCCCTTGCGCCTCAGAGCGCCAGTATTCACTACACGAGGGGACAGGTGTTGACTCATCTTGGAGAGCGCGCACAGGCGCGTCAAGAGTTCGATACGGCCTCGAAGCTTCTCAAATCCTTCAACGATCGCCTACAGCAAGATCCTTCGGGAGATCAATCTGCCGACGCTCAGAATGCCGCGCAGCAATAATTCAGTTAGGCATTGGGCAATGCGCGGAGGGTTTTCTCCTTAAGATCGGCAAGGACTGCTTCCGGGAAGAGTGTGCTATAACTTCAGCATCTTAACGTAACGGCTCATTAGTTTATGCGTAAAACCCTGAACTCTGGAAGAATCACGCTTGCCGATGTAGCACGCGAGGCCGGATTCTCCTCCTCCACCGTGTCAATCGTTCTCAACGAAGCGCCGCTCTCCCGGTATGTAGCGGCAAACACGAAGCTCCTTATCAAGGAGACGTCGAAGCGGCTCGGCTATCGCCCGGATGCATTCGCGCGATCACTTCGTCGGCGCAGAAGCCTGACCATCGGTATCATGGTGTTCGATATCTCAGATCCCTACTGCACGCTCATTCTCAAAGGCATTCACAAAACGCTACAGCCGACCGGTTACCTGCCCATCATCATGGATGCGCACAACGAACCGAAGCAGTTCGAGCGCTATCTCGAGATGATGCTTGAGCGCAGGCTCGAAGCCTTGATCATCGTTGCCAATTGGCTGTTCGTCGATATCAAAATGCTTGGCGAACTTGAGCGAGAGCACATCCCGATGGTGATGGTAGGACGGTCAATACCGATTGGCTCTATGAGTTCGGTGATGGTTGACAACGAGGCGGGCGGGTATGCTGCACTGCAACACCTGTACAAGCTGGGTCATCGTAAGATTGCATTCGTGCGCGGTCCGATGAAGTTGGAGGACAGCAGCGAGCGTTTCGATGGCATGATGCGATTTGCACAGGAGGTTGGGCTGAAGATCGAGCCCCAGCTGATCGTCGATCTGCCAAATGAATTGGATCCTCTCTCGGGGTTTTATGAGGGCTGTCGACTCACCAATGAATTGCTAACGACGGGTAAATCATTTTCGGCGATCGCAGCCTTCGATGACCTGACCGCGTTTGGAGTGGTGCGAGCATTGCATGAGCAAGGAGTTGGAGTTCCCGAGCAGTGCTCCGTTATCGGCTTCGACGACGTTCCTCATGCGGCGCTCTTCAGCCCGGGGCTGACAACAGTGCAGCAGCCGATGGAAGAGATGGGCCGAATTGCTGCTCAGCGCGTACTGCGTGGTATCGATGCGCTCGGAGAAGATGCGCAAGCCGTCGGTAACGACGGCCACACACGATTGGTTCCAACTGTTACGGTGCGCGAGTCAACGGGCAGACGACGCAAATAGCGAATCTGAAGAACTCGATCTACAAACTTTGGAAGCGAAAAGGTTTTTATTGACATTCTGACGGAAATAATCTTAGCTACTCGTATTCATTTATTCAATCGTTGTAATACCTGTGTTCAACGAGTGGTTTTTTCGTCCAAGTCTCATGAGGGCGGAGCCGGAGCAGCGGCCAGAAAAGTTGCATGGCACTTGGTACATGATTGGAAGGGCTCTGGAGGTTTCAAAGTCGATGATTCTGTATAAGCAATCCGTAAAGTGCTTTCCCCTGCGGGGCGCACTACTCGTGGCGTTTCTGTGGGTCTTCAATTTGTACGTGACGCCCGCACTTGGTGCGACCGATTCGTCATCGACCAGCATGCCGCTCAAGGCCGGTTGGACAGTTCAGTCCGATTGCAAAATCCACGGCGACGGAGCAAAGCTCTCTACCCCTGGTACGCACACCGAGGGTTGGTATAGCGCGACTGTTCCGGCAACCGTTCTTGCGGTGCAGGTTGCTGCGGGTGAGTTCAAAGATATCTTCGTTGGTACGAACCTGCGTTCGATTCCGGGCACCTCTTATCCGCAGGGGGAGAACTTCTCTAATCTCGACATGCCTGCCGATAGTCCTTATCACTGCGGCTGGTGGTATCGGAAGGCCTTCAACATCGCGGCCACAGAACACGGCAAGACCTTCTGGATTCGCTTCGGCGGCATCAACTACCGGGCGGACGTCTGGTTGAACGGTCAGAAGATTGCGGACTCGACACAGGTGCAAGGCGCTTACCGTACTTATGAATTCAACGTCACGAAAGCGCTGAGGCCTGGCCAAGAAAACGTGCTTGCTGTCGAGACCTTCGCGCCGACTCCGACCGATTTAGGCATCAACTGGGTGGACTGGAACCCCTGTCCTCCAGATAAAGACATGGGACTTTGGGGACCTGTCACGCTATTAACGAGCGGCCCGGTCGTAGTACGATCACCAATGGCGACGAGCCATTTCCCCGATGACTCCTTAAAGACAGCGGAACTCACCGTTCGTGCGGAGGTCAGCAACACAACCGACCATCCGACAAGGGGGCGCCTCGAGGGTACCGCCGCAGGCATAGTTATCTCGCAACCTGTGGCGCTGGATGCCGGCGAAACGAAGACGATCACTTTCGCGCCAGAGAATTTTTCACAGCTACGGATCAAGAACCCTCGCGTATGGTGGCCGGCCGATGTAGGCGCGCATCCGCTGGAAACATTGACGCTCCGATTTGTAGTGGATGGCTCTGTGTCGGATGAGCAAAGTGTTCATTTTGGCATTCGAGAAGTCACGTCGGAACTTACGCCAAAAGGGTACCGCTTGTTCCATGTCAACCAGCACCCTATTCTGATACGCGGCGCCGGTTGGTCACAGGATATGCTTCTACGCCAGCAGCCTGAACGACTGGCAGCCGAATTTCGAATGGTGCATGACATGCACCTGAACGCAATTCGACTTGAAGGCAAGATGGAGACGGACGAATTTTTCCGTCTCGCAGATGAACAGGGCGTGTTGGTGATAGCAGGATGGTGCTGCTGCGACCATTGGGAACACTGGAATAAGTGGACGCCAGAGACCTTGGACGTAGCCACCGCTTCATTGAGATCACAGATACTACGGATTCGCAGCCATCCGAGCTTGATTGCCTGGCTAAATGGCAGTGACAACCCACCGCCCGCCAACGTGGAGTCCGCCTACCTGAAAGTGCTCGCGGAGAGCTACTGGCCGAACGCAATCCTATCTTCAGCGACAGCCACTCCGACCACTGTAAGCGGCCCGAGCGGCGTGAAGATGACGGGCCCATATGATTTTGTCGCGCCATCCTACTGGCTCGTCGACTCTCATTATGGGGGAGCCTATGGATTCAACACCGAGACGAGTCCCGGTCCAGCGATTCCCTCGCTGCAAAGCCTAAAGAAGATGTTGCCGCCCGACCACCAGTGGCCTCGCGATGGGGTTTGGGGATATCACGCGGGCGGTGAAGGATTCCAGAATTTTAATGCGTTCAACGACGCCATGAATGCTACCTACGGCGAGGCTAAAACGCAGGAGAGATATAACCAGGTTGCGCAGTCGATGGCCTTCGACGGAGAGCGCGCTATGTTCGAGGCCTATGGCCGCAATAAGTACACCTCAACCGGCGTCATCCAGTGGATGCTCAACAATGCGTGGCCTTCGAGCATCTGGCATCTTTACGACTACTACCTGGACGCAGGCGGCGGTTACTACGGGACAAAGGAGGCTTGCGAACTGCTACATGTGCAGTATTCGTACGACGATCATAGCGTTTACGTCGTCAATAGCGTCTATGTCGCATCGCCCGGGTTGACTGCAGTTGTCCAGGTATACGACCTTGATTTAAAAGAGCTCTTCGCTAAATCAAGCACTGTCGATGTAGGCCCCGACAATGCGGTAAAGGCGATCGACATTCCGCAGGAGATCTTTCAGCCGGCGTCTGGCACCTACTTTGTTCAACTCGAATTGAAGGACGCAAAAGGCGGGATCGTCAGCAGGAACTTCTACTGGGTGCCAGGCAAATTGACAGAGTTCGACTGGGCAAAGACGGACTATACCCATACGCCGGCCAAGACCTTCGAAAATATGACCGCGCTCGGTACCCTGCCTGCGGCACACATTGCAGTGACCGCTCACACCTCAGGCAATCTGATTCATGTGCGGCTCTCCAATCCATCGAAAGCACTGGCGTTCCAAGTCGTCGCCGAGTTGGAAGATGAGCATGGGGCGAAGCTCCCACAGACGACATGGACTGATAACTACATCGAACTGATGCCAGGTGAGGAGCGCGAACTGACAGCGTCGATGCCATCAGACACGATTGCAAACGCGAATTCCAAGGAAGTTGCGGAGTGGAAGGTGAAGATCGAGGGATGGAACACCACAGCTGTCACCATCCCTTCGAGGCCAATCGAGTAGGCTCTGGAGTGAGAACGAGAGGGCCGAATGCCGACCAAACTGGATGATAAACAAAGATTCACGCTCAAGCGCAACCTGCGGTATCTCGACCTCATTCTCTACGGATCATCCTGATACTACCGACGGCGCCGATGCCGGTGTTTGGAGTGATCCATCAGGAGTCGCGCGGCCATGTCCTGATGGCCATTGTCTTTGCGCTTATCGCTATGCTTTACGGCTTATCGCTACGGCCGAATGGCACGTGCCTATCCGAAGGGGGCTCAGCGTTCACGTATGTAGGCGAAGAGCTGCATCCCAGCTTAGGCTATGTGACTGGCTGGTGCATGGCCATGGACTACATACTCAATCCGCTGATCTGTACGATCTGGAGCAGTGAGGCCGCGATGAACTTCGTCCCCGAGGTTCCTTACGTTGCGTGGGCACTTTTTTTCGCGGCTTTGTTCACGGCGCTCAACCTTCGCGGCGTCGAAACTTCGGCGCGTATCAACGCTGCGGTTGCGGCGGGGTTGGGAATCGTGATTGCACTATTCTTCGTCGCCGCCTTAAGGTACATCTTCCAGCTGCACGTGTCTTCGTCCGCGTTCTATCTCGATCCCGTTTACAACAGATCGACCTTCTCCGC
Coding sequences within:
- a CDS encoding TonB-dependent receptor; this encodes MRSHSSLCCPKPDTSMLTHAVSTAAADRSVSVSSRGIFRYLLIALLSLLPAVVVAQQSSAINGAVTDPSGAAIQNASVTLTNTAQGTSITVSTNSAGEYSLPALNAGTYNLQITAPGFEKFEATGVVVRVSRKERVDAQLSVGSTSTEVKVSGTDLGAVQTESPEISFTITGKQITQIVLNGRNFSQLVTLSPGVVSQTDQDEGETGVAGSVEYSLNGGRPQYNNWELDGASIMDNGSNTTLNVYPNVDAIAETQVLTSNYGAQYGRNASGTVQAQTKSGTERLHGDVFEFLRNDAFNARNYFAQTVPTYKKHDYGFTIGGPVYIPHIYTPAERKTFFFYSQEFRHENVPGTFFNQQVPSDAERGGNFSDLCPAPGSAVDTGDFPSCPVDPTTGSYFTNNQVPVDPNGQALLVLIPAANTGSGTSSFFTASPSQLTTNREELFRIDQVFSEKVRGFYRFIYDSWSTTSTPPTFQTGSFPTVQNSFAGPGIDMVASLTYAASPTLVNEFVADYTTDHITLINTTPNIGRDNFTGNGFFANGYGNVLPSISVQGDAAYGGGFSETTGYFPWQNSNPTYTYRDDVTKTLKRHTLIFGASLIAAQKNEPSTGNNQGTFTFNTSSLNTTKNAFADLLVGNVAQFTQTSAQPKYYNRYKIVEPYIQDNWRATDRLTLNFGLRLSLFGTYHDISNQSGNFEPATWNAANAPTIDTDGSVTGQAGALVPGTGNIFNGVVSCGLNGVYSGCMSGHLFNPAPRLGFAYDVFGNGKLSVRGGFGIYFEHTNGNESNSEALEGSAPVVQTPNRYNISGYNVSGGTPLQFPLQVFAIPTHAVWPYVQQYNLAVQGELPSHTVLQVAYVGSLGRHLPTWYDLNQLRPVSASENPYGPGQTISGGDCNAALAALNVQPPVPVVVNGQTLSVDVLSRLQIACGASADQFRPFTGLSSINNSANVINSSYDAVQIGLSRYFGSLNGSVAYTYGHSIDNGSAGGYGNTEIVNSYNLGQSRASSNFDERHILAVSLVYDIPLFTRPGLLHSLLGGWQISDLTSFQTGTPFSVTNSIIADNAGTGNSFATSQGSGVQSYPDIVGHLHGKVGIRHPGMQLGPRLYNSDAFAAPQGLTYGNAGRNVLNLPARTNFDMGLFKNFAVREGMHFEFRTEAFNVFNHTQWSTIDATADCYAGGCSSDGFLTATAAHNARILQLAGKFVF
- a CDS encoding tetratricopeptide repeat protein, with the protein product MLASVQSVATSSQDPATIFSQGAQALKNGEFRRAEELFRRVIALDPKSGAAHINLGVTYMRERRWDDAMAELHQAETLSPKTSGIQLNMGLIYYRKSDFSAAIEPFSKVLKLEPDSLQASYLLGLCYFFTNRYKAAVETLAPIWKQESTNLNYLYVLSIAANKSSNTPLQKQVFDQMIAIGQNTPEFHLYAGKAWLAGHDTDQALEQFRIAAAAKPDLPLVHYFLGRTYLERYAYSEAEAELKKDVSVEPEFAYNYEELGLLYAKLEQPEKAELSFRRAIELNHELVNSYFGLAKLYRDSARYSDALEMLDHAEALAPQSASIHYTRGQVLTHLGERAQARQEFDTASKLLKSFNDRLQQDPSGDQSADAQNAAQQ
- a CDS encoding LacI family DNA-binding transcriptional regulator, producing the protein MRKTLNSGRITLADVAREAGFSSSTVSIVLNEAPLSRYVAANTKLLIKETSKRLGYRPDAFARSLRRRRSLTIGIMVFDISDPYCTLILKGIHKTLQPTGYLPIIMDAHNEPKQFERYLEMMLERRLEALIIVANWLFVDIKMLGELEREHIPMVMVGRSIPIGSMSSVMVDNEAGGYAALQHLYKLGHRKIAFVRGPMKLEDSSERFDGMMRFAQEVGLKIEPQLIVDLPNELDPLSGFYEGCRLTNELLTTGKSFSAIAAFDDLTAFGVVRALHEQGVGVPEQCSVIGFDDVPHAALFSPGLTTVQQPMEEMGRIAAQRVLRGIDALGEDAQAVGNDGHTRLVPTVTVRESTGRRRK
- a CDS encoding glycoside hydrolase family 2 protein — its product is MILYKQSVKCFPLRGALLVAFLWVFNLYVTPALGATDSSSTSMPLKAGWTVQSDCKIHGDGAKLSTPGTHTEGWYSATVPATVLAVQVAAGEFKDIFVGTNLRSIPGTSYPQGENFSNLDMPADSPYHCGWWYRKAFNIAATEHGKTFWIRFGGINYRADVWLNGQKIADSTQVQGAYRTYEFNVTKALRPGQENVLAVETFAPTPTDLGINWVDWNPCPPDKDMGLWGPVTLLTSGPVVVRSPMATSHFPDDSLKTAELTVRAEVSNTTDHPTRGRLEGTAAGIVISQPVALDAGETKTITFAPENFSQLRIKNPRVWWPADVGAHPLETLTLRFVVDGSVSDEQSVHFGIREVTSELTPKGYRLFHVNQHPILIRGAGWSQDMLLRQQPERLAAEFRMVHDMHLNAIRLEGKMETDEFFRLADEQGVLVIAGWCCCDHWEHWNKWTPETLDVATASLRSQILRIRSHPSLIAWLNGSDNPPPANVESAYLKVLAESYWPNAILSSATATPTTVSGPSGVKMTGPYDFVAPSYWLVDSHYGGAYGFNTETSPGPAIPSLQSLKKMLPPDHQWPRDGVWGYHAGGEGFQNFNAFNDAMNATYGEAKTQERYNQVAQSMAFDGERAMFEAYGRNKYTSTGVIQWMLNNAWPSSIWHLYDYYLDAGGGYYGTKEACELLHVQYSYDDHSVYVVNSVYVASPGLTAVVQVYDLDLKELFAKSSTVDVGPDNAVKAIDIPQEIFQPASGTYFVQLELKDAKGGIVSRNFYWVPGKLTEFDWAKTDYTHTPAKTFENMTALGTLPAAHIAVTAHTSGNLIHVRLSNPSKALAFQVVAELEDEHGAKLPQTTWTDNYIELMPGEERELTASMPSDTIANANSKEVAEWKVKIEGWNTTAVTIPSRPIE
- a CDS encoding APC family permease; translated protein: MPVFGVIHQESRGHVLMAIVFALIAMLYGLSLRPNGTCLSEGGSAFTYVGEELHPSLGYVTGWCMAMDYILNPLICTIWSSEAAMNFVPEVPYVAWALFFAALFTALNLRGVETSARINAAVAAGLGIVIALFFVAALRYIFQLHVSSSAFYLDPVYNRSTFSAPAVFRGTSIAVPTYIGFDGVLTLSDEAHGPARTIPRAIVLTCLITGLLVSAEMYLAQLVWPSVAAFPDLDTAYVAVARRHNSERRSQGILRFLRPATFLESCGVAENIGL